A stretch of the Streptosporangium sp. NBC_01755 genome encodes the following:
- a CDS encoding lytic transglycosylase domain-containing protein, with product MSQPALPDPKATIPKDPAKLARSLTSTVAELRRATDAWIRDGDPGKGQPPEPVVLLALQQQRIYRHLARNPEVASRTYAKLSKSLAAQAKDNVTAIRNLLSLVRPISGSAKFRVQPAKPADVLLGHFKHAERRFGVDWEILAAVMFVETKFGRVRSPSHTGAKGPMQFMPGTWAAYGMGGDIQDTRDALLAAANYLRASGAPRDYRRALYAYNHSWAYVDAVQLHARQIKRDIRNYYAYYNWQVYVVTTNGDRRLTGP from the coding sequence GTGTCGCAACCCGCCCTGCCCGATCCGAAGGCGACGATCCCCAAGGACCCCGCGAAGCTGGCCCGTTCCCTGACCAGTACCGTCGCGGAGCTCCGACGCGCCACCGACGCCTGGATCCGCGACGGCGACCCCGGCAAGGGGCAGCCCCCCGAGCCGGTGGTGCTGCTGGCCCTGCAACAGCAGCGCATATACCGCCACCTGGCCCGCAACCCGGAGGTCGCGTCCCGCACCTACGCCAAGCTGTCGAAGTCCCTGGCCGCGCAGGCGAAGGACAACGTGACGGCCATCCGGAACCTGCTCTCCCTGGTCCGCCCCATCAGCGGGTCGGCGAAGTTCCGCGTCCAGCCGGCCAAACCCGCCGACGTCCTGCTCGGCCACTTCAAGCACGCCGAGCGCCGGTTCGGCGTCGACTGGGAGATCCTGGCGGCGGTGATGTTCGTCGAGACCAAGTTCGGCCGGGTACGGTCACCGAGCCACACCGGCGCCAAAGGGCCCATGCAGTTCATGCCGGGCACCTGGGCCGCCTACGGGATGGGCGGCGACATCCAGGACACCCGCGACGCCCTGCTCGCCGCGGCCAACTACCTGCGTGCCTCGGGAGCGCCGCGCGACTACCGGCGTGCGCTCTACGCCTACAACCACTCCTGGGCGTACGTCGACGCGGTGCAGCTGCACGCCCGCCAGATCAAGCGGGACATCAGGAACTACTACGCGTACTACAACTGGCAGGTC